The genomic stretch CAGCTCCCCCACCCACAGCACTCCCACCTCCCTTGCTTGCCTCAACCTGGCCCTGGAAGACACTGACTGAGAATGTCCCCTAAATGGCCTCTGCCAACCAGAGAGCTCTGTGTACAGATCCTGGGTTGCTCCCTGCTGGTCCTTTGACACCTAAAAAGGCACCTCTGCCCATTTACCTGGGAAGGGGCTCTCTAAATGCAAGCCAGGAACTCTGACTTGTGTCAATCATAGGATGACTGACCTAAGGGGAAGGATACCTACCCCCATCACCAGAAGAGCCTACATTTCTCTCCTGAGTACCCACCATTCCTGGGGACTCCTGCTGGGTAGTCCCAAGGAATAGCTCAAGCCCCTCTGCCTGTGTAGTCAGAAGCTAAACCATCGGCCTCTTGGAGCAAGCTGAGACAACACACTCTGTCCACCCATTAGCAGGCAAGGAAGGTCATGCCACCTGCTATGGCTAGACAAGGACATAGAGCTTGTGGCAAGAGAGCACATTTTAGTTCCTTTCCCAGTGGGTAAGAGGTATTAATCTTGGGGAAGTTTTCCTCCCTCAGGAAATCTCTTTCCCCTCCTAGACCTTTTCCATTCCTGGTTCAGAATTTGGAGACCAAACCCCAAgttcccacctccttcctttcaTCCAGCCCAACTCTGGTACGTCCCCACACCCTTCCCAGGGCTTCTTCATGTCAGATGCACCCAAGTCCTTAGCCCAGCTGTGCCACCTGCAGGAATCTGCTCTTGCATTTCTTCCCTTCCCCAGGAAGGGAGGGGTCTACTTCAGGCCCTTCTGTGCATTGCCTGCCAGGATACCTTGTCCAACCAACTACCCACCTCAACTCCCCTGTAGCTTAGGACGTAAGCGAGCTCTTGGCAATACAGAGCAGAGATCAAAGCCGAGTACTCTGCCTCAGCCCTTCTGCTTCGTGAAGGGATATGTTGGGGGTGAACTTCTTGAGACTATATCGGACTTCTGCAAAAgctcttcttcctgaagacaaaCCCAGCCTTTGTGGCTCTCACTTTCCACTCTGGTCTAGCGTACCTCTCTTGGGGGAATGAGGGGCTGCAGGAATCCCTGGAGACCCTGGTGCTTCACGATGCTGCTCTGGTGATTCTTGTACATAATCTTGTGTGTTCACCACTGATTTAAAGGGATCATGGTCAGGGTTGCCGAGGGAGTGGTGGTCACTTCCGCTTCATACCTTCAACGAGGGGGTGGGATGGAAAGAATGCTGAATCTTTTTTTGATGGGATGGggtttttctctttgtaattatttctttagTTTAATTAACCTTTTGGTTGTTTGtgcaatattatatattttaaattataatgcaTCTCCCCAGAATCTTTTGTagctgggaaaagaaaaaaggaaaaaaaaaaaaaaaaattctaacagcTGTtagttttgtaattaaaaaagaaagaaaaatgaactttgtCCTGAACCTTTTACAGACTTGCCATTAACAGCATTAAAAAGATTCAACAGAAGTTGGAAGGTGTCTGGGGATCTGTCCTTGTCCCCCACAGTAGCTGCACTGGATCCGGGGCAGGTGCACACTGTAGGGGTGGCTTCCAGCTTGGAAcctggggtgtggggagggctaggGTAGGGGAGCAGCCTGGGTCCTGAGGAAGTCCCTTGTCCTCATCCAAGACTCAGCTTGGGCTTTGGGATTTGGAAGGGACTGGGCCCCCAACAAGCCTCTCCCCAAGACAAGGAGTCAAAGAGGCCATTTCTGCATTCCCAACGCTTCTgcttttatttggaaaggaagttGCAACAAAAGTGGTTCCAATTGCTCTTGGtcatctttctcctttcctctcctccccgtgtgtgtgtgatttgggggtctattttaattatctttagTTAAACACCATGAAAACCACTTGTCAGTCATGGtaaagggggggtgggggatcTGAATGAGGCCCTTTGGTTCCATGAAGATGtttaaagggaaagagaaataaggCTGGGGAGGGTGTAAGATTTAGGATAAGTAAACTTAAAGTGTAAAATATATATCACCATTTTAGAAGCAGGTTTTTGGGTTTGCTTTCTCCCCCTGCTTTATTGGGGAGGACTTGCCATTGCTTTTATCAAGTGTTTGCTAGCCATGGATGCCAACTAACTTCTTCAATTGAAGGCCGGAGGATCATGTCTGGTTCCAGGAGCCGCTTGAGCAGGTCCTGGCATTCGGCCGAGATGCCCAGATGAGTGGGGAAGGACACCCCCTTCTGCTGCTGCCACAGCATCTTGGGGATGTCTGTGTCGTCAAAAGGTAGGCTGGCACAGAGCATGACGTAGAGGACCACACCCATGCTCCAGACGTCACCCTTCTTGCTATCGTGGGGAATGCCTTGCAGCACCTCGGGAGCTGCATAGGCTGTGCTGCCGCAGAAAGTCTGACTCAGCTCCCGACGCGACTTGGGCAGCACCTTGGCAAAACCAAAGTCAGTCAACTTCAGGTTGAAGCCCTGCAACAAGGCATTCTCACACTTAAGGTCCCGGTGGGCCACACCACAGCCATGGCAGTAGCGGATGGCCTCGACCATCTGACGGAAAAGGGCCTTGGCCCGACTCTCGGGCAGTGGCCCCCCATTCAGCACGCAGTCAAAGACATCCCCTCCCTCAGCCAGCTCCATCACCAGGTAGATTTTCCCATCGGCAGACTCCAGCATCTCATACACCCGGATGATGTTCTTGTGGTCCAGGATACGGACGATCTGGAGCTCCCGAGGCAGGAATCTCTGGATAAACTCTGAGGAGACAAGGGAAGGAGAGATGGGGGATCAAGTCCAGAAGGGCCTAACTTCCTGCTCCCATCTCCTGCCTTCCTCCTGTTTGCCTTTCTGCCCACCAGTCTGGGTCTTGTTCCTTGGCTCCCTTTAGTGGTCTGAAATGTGTCTAGCTGTCTGCACTCTGCAAAGAACATTCACCTCTGTCATTCTTATAGTTAATACATTATTCAAGAGCACTACTACACGCCCACTTCAGGGACTTGTGAGCTGCCTGTGAGATATCAAAGTGCTTTGGGGACTTACAGACAAAGCTATTGGATCTCAGTTATGGGGTCTGATTTGCCCACAGGAGGTGATCCAGCTCCTCCCACTCCTACCTTCTGACCACAGTTCTTTCCATGAGCCCCGTCTTCCTTTTTCCTGTCTCCGCCCACCTTGGCAGCAGCTCCTGCCCTCTGATAGCCCTGGCTGTGGCCTCTCTGCCAGTGTCTGTTCTCCGCCTGGAATAGGAAAGGTCTGGTGGGCTCAGGTTCTGCCTCTGAGGACCCTTCATCTCCTGCCACTTCCTTTAACCTTGGGCTTTGGAGGGGTGGTGCTCCTGGACTTTCAGCATCACTCTGTTCCCCACTGTCCCACCCCAAAGCCGCGTCTGGCCGCTTTCCTAGGTTCCAGAGTAAGGCCAGAAAGGAATGATCCTTTGTTCTGGAAGAAGGGCCCACCCACCTCAACCAGCCCTCCCTTCCTCCAAAGGGGCCCCAGCTCACCTTCTGGCCCTCCCATCTTGTCTATAATTTTAATTGCCacttttctttggtgttttttgGAAAATGCTTCTTTGACTTTTGAGTAGGTCCCTTCCCCAATGGTCTTGCCCAGCTGGTACCCATTGGAGAGCAGAAAGTCCTCCATGCTGTCTAGCGCCTCCTTCCTTCCTATCACCCTCTCAGCTCATGCTGCCTCCACAAGGCAGCTCTACTCGACCATCGCCCTTGGCCTGCTCCTTTTCCCCCCAAGGACTTCATCCGCAGACGCCCCCAGCGCTAGAACATTCTCCGACTGGACACAGCCGcgggtggtggggagggagagggccaGACATTTTTAAACTCCTGCCCAATTATGATGTAAATGCTGTGTGACCCTTAGCCAAAATGGGCAGTGCCCCTACCTGCCCTCACCACCACCAAAATCAGCACCGGTTATGTCACGGCCTCTTCCCTCCCCCGCCAGGCAATGAGTCGCGGCCCCGCCGGGGGACGCATTCGGGGGTATCTTTGTGAGCAGCCAGGAATGCCCGGCTCCTGCGTGCGGCTGCCTCCTCGAGGCAGGTGGCCCTCGCCTCTTGCGCCCCCACCAGGCGGCTGGGGGTCTGCGTCACCCAGTCTCAAGGCGCCATAGCCAAGCGCCCTTCAGCTCTCGGATCCCGCCCGTGCCAAGTGCCGGCGGGGGGTTGGGGGGAGCGGCGGGGGGTTCCCCGGCGGGAGGAACGGGCTCTGTGAGGTCAGCGCGCCGCGGCCGGGTCACAATGCAGCCCTCCCCATCGACGCCCGGGCCCCGACGCGCCGCAGACACCTGCCCGGCTCTTCCTGGACCGGAGCATCCTACCGCGGCCAGGGCTCGGGCAGCTGCTTCCAGCTGGGACCGGCCTCGGCCTCCGGCAGGTGAGCAACGGCCCGAGGGGCGGGCTCGGGGAGGGGGCGCCCGGCCTGGGAGCGGCCTGACCGTCA from Choloepus didactylus isolate mChoDid1 chromosome 2, mChoDid1.pri, whole genome shotgun sequence encodes the following:
- the TSSK3 gene encoding testis-specific serine/threonine-protein kinase 3 isoform X1, with the translated sequence MVSHSKFQVPQLLSRTAGKMAEGEFIQRFLPRELQIVRILDHKNIIRVYEMLESADGKIYLVMELAEGGDVFDCVLNGGPLPESRAKALFRQMVEAIRYCHGCGVAHRDLKCENALLQGFNLKLTDFGFAKVLPKSRRELSQTFCGSTAYAAPEVLQGIPHDSKKGDVWSMGVVLYVMLCASLPFDDTDIPKMLWQQQKGVSFPTHLGISAECQDLLKRLLEPDMILRPSIEEVSWHPWLANT
- the TSSK3 gene encoding testis-specific serine/threonine-protein kinase 3 isoform X2, with protein sequence MEDFLLSNGYQLGKTIGEGTYSKVKEAFSKKHQRKVAIKIIDKMGGPEEFIQRFLPRELQIVRILDHKNIIRVYEMLESADGKIYLVMELAEGGDVFDCVLNGGPLPESRAKALFRQMVEAIRYCHGCGVAHRDLKCENALLQGFNLKLTDFGFAKVLPKSRRELSQTFCGSTAYAAPEVLQGIPHDSKKGDVWSMGVVLYVMLCASLPFDDTDIPKMLWQQQKGVSFPTHLGISAECQDLLKRLLEPDMILRPSIEEVSWHPWLANT